CGAGGACGTCATCATCACGCATATGCACTACGACCATGCCGGCACGCTCGACGACTTTCCCGCCGCCCGCTTTCACGTCCAAGATTCCGAGATGCAGTTCGCCACCGGGCGCCACATGTGCGCGCAGCCCTTCCGCATGGCCTTCTCTTGCGACCATGTGGTGGGCATGGTGCGGCGGCTGTTTGAGGGGCGCGTCGTCTTCCACGACGGCGACGAGCAGATCGCGCCCGGCATCACGGTGCACAAGGTCGGCGGCCACACCATGGGCATGATGTTCGTGCGCGTGCTGACCAAGCGGGGCTGGGTCGTGCTGGCCTCGGATTCGACACATTTTTATGAAAATCTCGAAGCCACCAAGCCCTTCCCCATCGTCTTCAGCGTGGCCGACATGATCGCCGGCTACGACAAAATCAAGAGCCATGCCGAAACGGGTAAACACATCATCCCGGGGCACGATCCTCTGGTACTGGCCCGCTATCCGGCGCTGAACGCGGCCACCGAGGGCATCATCGGGGTGCTCGACGTGGCTCCCAAGGGTTAGGGGCGGCGCAGGGAAGCGGTTTCCGTGCAAGCCTGGCTGGCCGCGGCGTCGGTCTATCGCGATCGGCGCCTGTTGGCGCTCTTGTTCCTGGGCTTCTCCAGCGGCTTGCCGCTGGCGCTCACGTTTTCGACGCTGACCGTTTGGCTGGCCGAATCGGGGGTGCAAAAGGGCACGATCGGGCTTTTCGCCGCGCTGGGCACGCCCTATGCGCTGAAATTCCTCTGGGCGCCGCTGATGGACCGGGCGCCGCTGCCCGGGCTCTCGCGCCTTTTGGGCCGGCGGCGGGGCTGGATGCTGGGTTGCCAGCTGGCACTGATGCTGGGGATCCTGGCGCT
This Alphaproteobacteria bacterium DNA region includes the following protein-coding sequences:
- a CDS encoding N-acyl homoserine lactonase family protein — encoded protein: MSDPEIYEIFAVKYGSMVENRFRRDNFIIDDDHASPMPIDYFVWAIRNENRTIVVDAGFDFAEAKIRGRQLDRLPREGLEMLGIDAATVEDVIITHMHYDHAGTLDDFPAARFHVQDSEMQFATGRHMCAQPFRMAFSCDHVVGMVRRLFEGRVVFHDGDEQIAPGITVHKVGGHTMGMMFVRVLTKRGWVVLASDSTHFYENLEATKPFPIVFSVADMIAGYDKIKSHAETGKHIIPGHDPLVLARYPALNAATEGIIGVLDVAPKG